The Planctomycetia bacterium genome contains a region encoding:
- a CDS encoding ABC transporter substrate-binding protein/permease has protein sequence MRRTGLLTIVFVALSTSILPAQEPDLDALRARLSDGVLRWGGDAEGGAPYQLRDPEDPARVIGFEVELADLLAEQLTKRLGKPIRAEFVQYEWVSLQLGLEKNDFDLLISGYEVSAERRNSVRFSRPYFIFAQQLTVRKDEEAIRTLDDCLRRPVGTLSGSAAAELLETAGARDVTGYDDNVGPYLDLDLGRVDAVLLDAPIAVYYASTNPRLKLVEPTFAPGEYAIGMRPSDETLAKGVDQALGELLQNGRWQQSLRKWRLWNNQQSALARGDRAEAEQTGLGFAPDGTPDAALQVLPKEFVNIDLVTSAADSWTFSKYAPLLVSAAGMTILLTVMSMTVAMLIGLLVCVMRLYGPWPARAAALGYVEFFRGVPLLLVLYFLYYGISGEDFQLPAIAAAVIGFGLNYAAYEAEIYRSAISAVPRGQWEAARALGMPETLTFRRIIFPQAIRTALGPMTNDLVALFKDTSLVSVIAVRELTKEYLILSRSSLKFVELGLLTAALYLAMSIPLGYLSRWLEARWGEK, from the coding sequence ATGCGGCGCACTGGACTGCTGACGATCGTATTCGTTGCGCTGAGTACAAGCATTCTGCCTGCACAGGAGCCTGACTTAGACGCGCTCCGCGCGCGATTGTCCGACGGCGTCCTCCGCTGGGGCGGCGATGCCGAAGGGGGCGCCCCGTATCAACTCCGCGATCCCGAAGATCCGGCACGCGTCATCGGCTTCGAAGTGGAACTCGCCGACCTGTTGGCCGAGCAACTGACGAAGCGCCTAGGCAAACCGATCCGCGCCGAATTCGTGCAATATGAATGGGTCAGCCTGCAACTCGGTTTGGAAAAGAACGACTTCGATCTGCTGATCTCCGGCTACGAAGTCTCGGCGGAACGACGCAATAGCGTCCGCTTCTCGCGCCCCTATTTCATCTTTGCGCAGCAACTCACAGTGCGCAAGGATGAAGAGGCGATTCGCACGCTGGATGATTGTCTCCGTCGCCCCGTCGGCACGTTGAGCGGAAGCGCGGCGGCGGAGTTGTTGGAAACGGCTGGCGCTCGTGACGTCACCGGCTACGACGACAACGTGGGCCCCTATCTCGATCTCGATCTCGGTCGCGTCGACGCCGTGTTGCTCGACGCGCCGATCGCCGTTTACTACGCCAGCACCAATCCGAGGCTCAAGTTAGTCGAACCGACGTTCGCGCCTGGCGAATATGCGATCGGGATGCGTCCGTCCGACGAAACGCTCGCGAAGGGTGTCGATCAGGCGCTCGGCGAGCTACTGCAAAACGGCCGTTGGCAGCAATCGCTGCGCAAGTGGCGGCTATGGAACAATCAGCAATCGGCGCTCGCGCGGGGCGATCGCGCGGAAGCAGAACAGACGGGCCTCGGATTTGCGCCGGACGGAACTCCGGACGCCGCGTTGCAAGTGCTGCCAAAGGAATTTGTCAATATCGACCTGGTCACTTCCGCGGCCGATTCCTGGACGTTCTCCAAGTATGCGCCGCTGTTGGTCAGCGCCGCCGGCATGACGATCTTGCTCACCGTGATGAGCATGACCGTGGCGATGCTCATTGGTCTGTTGGTTTGCGTAATGCGCCTTTACGGCCCCTGGCCGGCGCGCGCCGCCGCGCTGGGGTATGTGGAATTTTTCCGCGGCGTGCCGCTGCTTCTGGTGCTGTACTTTCTGTACTACGGTATCTCGGGCGAAGACTTTCAGTTGCCGGCGATTGCGGCGGCCGTGATCGGCTTTGGCCTGAACTATGCGGCCTACGAAGCGGAAATCTATCGCAGCGCCATCAGCGCCGTGCCGCGCGGGCAATGGGAAGCCGCGCGAGCGCTCGGCATGCCGGAAACGCTAACGTTTCGCCGCATCATTTTTCCCCAGGCGATCCGAACGGCGCTCGGGCCGATGACGAACGATCTCGTCGCGCTCTTTAAGGACACCAGCCTGGTGAGCGTGATCGCCGTCCGCGAGCTGACGAAAGAATACTTGATCCTCTCGCGCTCCAGCCTGAAGTTCGTGGAACTGGGCTTGCTGACCGCGGCCCTCTACCTGGCTATGAGCATTCCGCTTGGTTACCTCTCGCGCTGGCTGGAAGCACGCTGGGGCGAGAAGTAG
- a CDS encoding DUF1570 domain-containing protein, translated as MTDNFHSGLKAGLLLLVALATSQAIAAERVKLLRDGKEIDLIGRLEIKAADGGLLLLAQDGVLWNIEPAEQVSHTSDAEDFAPYDRERIGKELLAELPEGFEVHATAHYLICHNTSKAYAQWCGALFERLYLAFNNYWKRNDFNLHEPEFPLVAIVFADQAQYVAHAEKEVGEAAKSIIGYYNLQTNRMTMYDLSGSASLRQPGDRRSNAAQINQLLSRPEAERTVATIIHEATHQIAYNCGFHTRLSDVPMWVNEGLASYFESPDLGRGKGWRTIGAVNHFRLDGFRDYLSRRGSRSLESLLVEGVLADHGRFRNPQQAADAYSEGWALNYYLFQKHAKKYHAYLAGLSKKRPLVKDSDEERLLEFKQAFGPDLQEFDQQFLRYMERLE; from the coding sequence ATGACTGACAACTTCCATAGTGGGCTGAAGGCAGGCCTGTTGCTGCTAGTCGCGTTGGCCACGAGCCAGGCTATCGCTGCCGAACGGGTGAAGCTACTGCGCGATGGGAAGGAAATCGACCTGATTGGTCGCTTGGAGATCAAAGCGGCCGACGGCGGGCTGCTGCTGCTGGCCCAAGACGGCGTACTCTGGAATATCGAGCCGGCGGAGCAAGTCTCGCACACCTCGGACGCGGAAGACTTCGCGCCCTATGACCGCGAGCGGATCGGCAAGGAACTGCTGGCGGAATTGCCCGAGGGCTTCGAAGTCCATGCCACGGCGCACTACTTGATCTGCCACAACACTTCCAAGGCGTACGCGCAGTGGTGCGGCGCGTTGTTCGAGCGTTTGTATCTGGCCTTCAACAACTATTGGAAGCGCAACGACTTCAATCTCCACGAACCGGAGTTCCCGCTCGTCGCGATCGTGTTCGCCGATCAGGCGCAGTACGTCGCCCATGCCGAGAAAGAAGTCGGCGAGGCCGCGAAGTCGATCATCGGCTACTACAATTTGCAAACCAACCGCATGACGATGTACGACCTCTCCGGGTCGGCCAGCTTACGGCAGCCGGGAGATCGCCGTTCCAACGCCGCGCAGATCAACCAACTACTTAGCCGTCCCGAGGCGGAGCGGACCGTAGCGACGATCATCCACGAAGCGACGCATCAGATCGCCTACAACTGCGGCTTTCACACCCGCCTGAGCGACGTGCCAATGTGGGTCAATGAAGGCCTCGCCAGTTACTTCGAATCGCCGGACCTGGGCCGTGGCAAAGGTTGGCGCACGATTGGCGCCGTGAATCACTTTCGACTCGATGGCTTTCGAGATTATCTTTCGCGGCGCGGATCACGCTCGCTGGAAAGCCTGCTCGTCGAAGGCGTACTTGCAGACCACGGCCGCTTTCGCAATCCTCAGCAGGCCGCGGACGCTTATAGCGAAGGCTGGGCGCTCAACTACTATTTGTTCCAGAAGCACGCGAAGAAGTACCACGCGTATCTCGCGGGGCTATCCAAGAAGCGCCCGTTGGTGAAAGATTCCGACGAAGAACGGCTGCTCGAATTTAAACAGGCATTCGGCCCGGACTTGCAGGAATTCGATCAGCAGTTCTTGCGCTATATGGAGCGCCTCGAGTAA
- a CDS encoding MBL fold metallo-hydrolase, producing the protein MDPAAAFRVTYWGVTGSYPRPQPAGELASSLARLLGSAIEHHGKAAISAALGDPAELERLFAAREGQSPCFFGGDTTCIQITAGDQLFIVDAGTGLRLLSQQLASTTGLRGNVFLTHAHFDHLCALPFFEPFYDPTARFLVRGAQRVLAAMERIGHPSSDLSGTFLPQTVDQMPGLMGCAAIEAGESLRCGDVTVTTFALTHPGGSLAYRFERAGKSIVIATDHEQPETPDLTLAKFALGADLLYMDAQYLQREYTGETGIGDDAPQARIGWGHTPIEACLPTAIAAGVKRLDLGHHEPRRSDAMLRDLDAYASRLPTAGGSLRVGLAYQGLTVDV; encoded by the coding sequence ATGGACCCGGCGGCGGCATTTCGCGTAACGTATTGGGGAGTGACCGGTTCCTACCCGCGCCCGCAGCCGGCGGGAGAACTGGCGTCTTCACTCGCGCGCTTGTTGGGCTCCGCGATCGAACATCACGGCAAAGCCGCGATCAGCGCAGCGTTGGGCGATCCGGCGGAGCTTGAACGCTTGTTCGCAGCGCGGGAAGGCCAGTCCCCCTGCTTTTTCGGCGGCGACACCACTTGTATTCAGATCACGGCGGGCGACCAACTTTTCATCGTCGACGCCGGTACGGGCCTCCGCTTGTTGAGCCAGCAACTCGCGAGCACAACCGGGCTGCGAGGAAACGTATTCCTCACGCATGCGCATTTCGATCATCTCTGCGCGCTGCCGTTCTTCGAGCCGTTCTATGACCCGACCGCGCGGTTCCTCGTGCGCGGCGCGCAACGCGTGCTGGCCGCGATGGAGCGGATTGGCCATCCCAGCTCGGACTTATCCGGAACGTTTCTCCCTCAAACGGTCGACCAGATGCCGGGGCTGATGGGCTGCGCCGCGATCGAAGCCGGGGAATCATTGCGTTGCGGCGATGTCACAGTGACGACGTTCGCGCTGACTCATCCGGGCGGGAGCCTGGCCTATCGCTTCGAGCGCGCGGGAAAATCGATTGTCATTGCCACCGATCACGAGCAGCCGGAGACGCCGGATTTGACGCTCGCCAAGTTCGCGCTAGGCGCCGATCTGCTCTACATGGACGCCCAATACTTGCAGCGCGAATACACTGGCGAAACGGGAATCGGCGACGACGCGCCGCAAGCACGGATTGGCTGGGGCCATACGCCCATCGAAGCGTGCCTGCCGACGGCCATCGCCGCCGGCGTGAAGCGGCTCGATCTCGGACATCACGAACCGCGCCGCAGCGACGCCATGCTGCGCGACCTGGACGCTTACGCGAGTCGCCTTCCGACCGCAGGCGGTTCGCTGCGCGTGGGGCTCGCCTATCAAGGTCTGACGGTGGACGTGTAA
- a CDS encoding metallophosphoesterase family protein, whose translation MSSGGRTLAVGDIHGCRMAFETLLAMIQPRPADTIVTLGDYVDRGPESRGVVDMLLSLESECHLVPLLGNHEQMMLEAADQPETMSGWLMFGGLETLASYGLARDAYEHDSIPAAHREFFTARCREWYETDTHLFVHAGVEPQLPLAEQQMEVLRWDKLRDRGPHQSGKTVICGHTRQINGLPLDLGHTICIDTWVYGEGWLTCLDVATRKYWQANQRGESREGELDEV comes from the coding sequence ATGTCGTCCGGTGGGCGGACGCTGGCCGTCGGCGATATCCACGGCTGCCGCATGGCTTTCGAGACGCTGCTGGCGATGATTCAGCCGCGCCCAGCCGATACGATCGTCACGCTCGGAGACTACGTCGATCGCGGCCCCGAATCCCGCGGCGTCGTCGACATGCTTTTGTCGCTGGAAAGCGAGTGCCACCTGGTTCCGCTGTTGGGGAACCACGAGCAGATGATGCTCGAAGCCGCCGACCAGCCGGAAACCATGTCGGGCTGGTTGATGTTCGGCGGCCTGGAGACCTTGGCCTCTTACGGCCTCGCTCGCGACGCGTACGAGCACGACTCCATCCCCGCCGCCCACCGCGAGTTTTTCACCGCACGCTGCCGCGAATGGTACGAGACGGACACCCATCTCTTCGTCCACGCCGGCGTGGAACCGCAGTTGCCGCTCGCTGAGCAACAAATGGAAGTCCTCCGCTGGGACAAACTCCGCGACCGCGGCCCACACCAATCCGGCAAGACCGTCATCTGCGGCCATACGCGGCAGATCAACGGTCTGCCGCTCGACTTGGGCCACACCATCTGCATCGACACCTGGGTCTACGGGGAAGGCTGGCTGACCTGCCTGGACGTCGCCACCAGAAAATACTGGCAAGCCAATCAGCGCGGCGAGTCGCGGGAAGGAGAGTTGGACGAAGTTTGA